The Lycium barbarum isolate Lr01 chromosome 4, ASM1917538v2, whole genome shotgun sequence nucleotide sequence GATAAAGATTTTGCtgtcaaaatactagataaatgTGAACTTTTCACTATAGTGGGGATCCAGAACCTTATTGATAGAGATCTCTTGTCAGTACTTTCGGGTAAGCTCGTCATGCATCAACTGATTCAAGATATGGGTAGAGAGATTGTTCGCCAGCAGTCATTTGAGGAGCCAGGGAGGCGTAGTAGACTGTGGCATCATAGAGAATCTTTATACGTATTGAAAAACAAAACTGTAAGAATGTTAATCACTAGTTTCTTTCTTTAAAACATGTATACGCTTTTCTCATAGATGTCTTTTTCGTTTTCTATAAGGGTACAGAAACAATTGAAGGCATCATTCTTGACAGAAATATGATTAAAGATCACGGGAAAATCAGGATAACATCTAGTGAAATTTATGGCAAAAAACGCAAGCTGGAAGAATTTCTGAATAACTCTCAAAGATGTCGACCGGAACAAAGTTGGATGTCCATTTTCTCAAGTCATACCATGGACGCCGTGGAAGTTCCAAATGAAGATTTGGTAACTGATGCATTCATCCCAATGCGCAAGCTAAGATTTCTATTACTTAGCAACATACAACTTTCTGGATGTTACAAGAAATTTCCCAAGAAGTTAAGATGGTTGTCTTGGCATTGCCTCCAGTTAGAATCCCTACCAAGTGACATTCCATTGGAAAGCCTTGTCGCATTAGATCTTCGATACAGCAGCTTAAAACAGCTTTGGAAAGGACCAAAGGTACTTTATCCGATCACTTTGTCATCATCTATTCCAGCATTGTTTTTGAAGTCATCAATTGGCATCTAACATGTCTTTTCATTTCTTTGTTCCATTCATAGTTACTCAGATGTCTAAAGTTTCTCAATCTCAGCCACTCTTATCAGCTTAGAAGATCACCTGATTTTTCAGAACTTCCCAATCTTGAACAATTAATCCTTGAATACTGTACAAATCTAACAGAGATAGATGACTCTATCGGATATGTAGAGGGACTCACGCTGTTGAACCTTAATGGTTGTACAAAGTTGAGGAGGATTCCAGAAAGTGTTTGCATGTTAAAGTTTCTGGAGACCCTTGATATTTCTGGTTGCTCTAATCTTGAATATGCGGCCATGGATTTGCCAGGCGAGCTTTCTGACGGAATCCGAACAAACCAAATAATAACTACCAAACATGTCCGACCATGGCATACCATCTTGTGGTCCTGGCTGAGGAAGGAGAAAATATGTTGTAGAATTTCCCCAATCAGTTTTCCAGCCTCACTAGTTACTTTGAGACTTTCTGACTGCAATCTAGGTGATAATGCATTTCTCCATGTTGATTGTAGCATGCTCAACTTTCTGAAAGACTTGGATTTGAGCGAAAATCCAATTTCCTGTCCCCCAGAGAGCATCATGCATCTTAGCAGGCTTGAAAACCTTTCACTAAATTCGTGTACAAGGCTAAAATCAATCAGTGAAATTCCAAATGGTGTCGATATAGTGGATGCAACTGATTGTATATCCTTGGAGAGAGTATGTGGCCTACCTAGTTCATGTGGCGTACTTTACCTAAATTGTGCTAATCTGGTTCAGATGGATCCTTATTTCAAGTTAGAACCTCTTGAAAATGTTAATGAAGAAATTTTCAGATATTTGAATCTGTCAAACTTGGAACTGATTAGAAATGTTGCTTTTAGATTAAGATTCGACATTGAGAAATTGCATTCAAATGCAAAGGGATTTCCAAAATTCGTCCAAAATGATATGGATAAAATACAACGTCTCCCACCTAAGAGGCTTCCAGCTCAGGTATTCTTATTTGTTTCTATGTAAACTGTAGCATATTTTATGTGGATATGCTAATAATGCAACTGCTTAAATTTTATTGACTCAGGGATTTTACTGCAACGGCATCTTCTCCACATTCTTGTTGAGCGAACACATGCCAAGTTGGTTTAACACTAAGTTAAGTGTGCCTTTCCATACATCATTTACGGTAACTAATCCTGATAATCATCGAGTTCGTGGCTTAAGCTTTTGCTTGGTGTATACATGTTTGGAGAGTACGGAAATTGTAAGTGAGGGATTTTTACCGTGCATTTCAATCAATAACTTGTCGCGAAGAATGAAGTGGAGGCAAGATCCTTTGTtcctgggtattcctgaaggtgagGAGAGGATGATGTGGTTAAGTTATTGGGATATTGGAGATTCATTGCAACCCGGTGATATTATTGAGGTTTCAGCCAGTGTGGGATATGATAAAAAACGTTTCAGTATCAAGGAGGTTGGGATGAGAACTATATTCCTGGATGAACAACAAGACTGGAATAAAGAATCAGCTTTTGAAGTTGAAGAGTTTCCAAGGCTGTGTCATCAGAATTTGCTCCTTGCCAGAGTCTTCCCAAAATGATGCGAAAGGTAAGTAAATGATTAGTAAGATGTTAGAATAGTGTTTTGGTGTCTGATTTCAACTTCTTAATATTTGTTCATATTTCACTTAGTAGAAAGAATAATAGCATTTCGTCTCTTCACTGGACAGTGAGATGGAAGTGCAGATTTTTTCCTGTTTTTGTTAACATAATACTACCTCTTCTTAAAACAtaggaagcaaaaaaaaaaaaaaaaaggagaacagAAAAATAAAGAGCTCAGCGTTCTGAAACATGCTATAAGGTAGCACAGTGTTTGAATTTGTTTGTCCTCTTTTTCCATTTTGTGCTAAATGATCACCTTCTTATAGTGCAAAAGTATTGCTCTTACACTTCCTCACTTCTGAAGCTATGAATCTTTAAGAGGCTCGATGCTATCACCATTATACTTTTGTTACAACTTAATTGTCATTCTCTTTTACTCTTTGAAGGTTCTCATCAATTTACTCTTCAAAGATTAATATGACTAATTCTTTGTTAGAAAGCACTTGCACATGCATCGAAGTTAGTTAATTTAAATTTAGCTGGAGAATTATTCACGAATTGAGGTGATTTaagtttgtttctttttctttttctttttcttacatTAATATTGAATCTTTACTATGAATTCGAAGGGTTTTATTCTAATATTTGATGTTTCTTATTTTTCACGCTTTTAGGAATGACTTGTAATGCCATCATGTTTACATGTGAGGTAGTAAACCGTCTTTGATATTTACTTAACATATGATTCAAGTGATAAAAAATTTCGTAAACATAATAACACATGTTCTGGACTTATTTTTTGGTGCATGCATCGGGTGGGCAAGTGTTACTTTTTGAAGGTAATTTGATTGTTGAATTTAGATGACTCGAATATTGGTGTTCGTTTCAAACAGGAACAAAAATTACtctatttaccaaaaaaaatattACTCTATGTGTCTCGTTTATATTTAACAATGCTGCATTTAAACTTCTAAACATACCTATCGCTTAGAAATAAAAATTGTTGCAGGATCTATGGGTGTTGATTAATGCCTAAGGAGTAGTCTTTGCAATAATTAAAACTTTCCAGTATTTGTTTTTCTGCATGTCAACAAATTTGAGGAGTGTTGTGGAGTTCATAGAGAAAAAATGACCTACTTTAGTTAAGGACTTGAAGGTTCCAAGGGGAAGTATAAGGAGATTTTGAACAAGTATCTAGTTCAAACTAGCATTTCCCAGATGTAATAGTACATAGCAATAGAGAATCTATTTGATTATTTTTTCAATAGAATCTATCAGATATCAAATATCCTTATTTTAGCAATAGTAATTTATTTTACACCCTACTCTAATCTATGCTGCCATCAAATTCATTGTCTTGTTACATTACTGCCTGACGCAGACCTATTCAACCATATCCGCGACAATCTTAGCTAAAATCTAGCAAAGTTGACATTTATTGCAGATCGAACTTGAACAATACCCATCAGAGTGAATCTGGAAAATTCTGGGGGGAAAAGTCACGAAATGATGTTCAGAACTTTAAAGAGTTTTAATGGTGGCACTGTAATAATTACAAATTAAAATAGTTCTTTTACTCTGGAATGTGTTCTTGGTGGAATTGGATCAGTTGTTGGCTCTCAAGCCTTGGAAATTCATTCAGAATGCTGATATGTTGCCGTAGGACGATGGATTGGTCACTGATGAAGTGTTGAATATGAGGGGAAACTCAAAAAGAAATTCAGAGTTTCTTCTGAGATTTACTGAAGCTAAGAGCGATTGTTGTGAGACACAGTGAGAGTATAGACAGAGATGGATTTTCTGCAACAGCGAGGGATCAGGTGAGCTCGTTCCAATTGAGTCATTGGGTTAGCAGCAGCTAGTGCAGGGAAAGCCATTGAGTCATCATGCTGTTGACTGTCACAAATAGTTAAGATTCCTCACAGACTACTCAAAGAAAGGAGGAAAACACCCTCTTTTTGCTGCCGAACCAGATTCGACTTCAGTTTATATGGCCTTTCAACTTCTGTCTAAGTGCTGATCCATTATACACCAGTTGCCATTGAGCTGAGATATCTTGCTGATGAAATGAACTGTTGTTACCAATGACGACAAGATGCTTGCACTTTCAATTCTATTGCAGAGACCACAATGTGCTCGAGGCTGAAAGTCGTCATACAAGGCAGTGATTTAGGGAGTCTATGCTCAGGAATGGAGCTACATGGTCCAAAGGGGATTCTTCAATGGAATACCATTTGTCTTAGATTTATACTGTCCTCAAGTACACTAAATCTTTTGCATATAAGTTCATGGGATGATGCACTTGTTCAAATACCTGCATATGTAATGTTGAGCTTTCTGTTGAAGGGCCTCATGGCCATTAGTCCACTATTTAAAGTATGTGACAGGTGGCATATGAGTTTTCCATTTCATAGCTATATTGAACAATATTCTCCAACTGATTAATGATAGCAAGCCATGTCTGCCTATAAGTATTCTGATTGCGAGGCTtgtgaagaaagaaaaaaatattaatgAAATTCCACTTCATGAGACAGTGCACATGTAGGCAGTCTGTCCGTTTCTCCTTGATTAACCGTATCTTGAGAATCCTCAAAATCCTTCACTGATCTGCTCCATTTCCCTAGCTATTTTTTCGTTAATCATTATGAATCTGTACTTTTAGCACTCTGTTTACATTTGCTGAAATTAGTAGTATTTGTTTACAGAAGGAAGGCAAACCATTAGCAAACTATAAGTTTTTGGTCCTTAAAAGAACTAATATTACTACTACTTTATTTTACATTCTTCTTTAGATAGTTAACTCATCAGGTGGAACAGTGGACTGATTCTTGTGCAAGGAAACATAAAGCTTGTTGGTTGGATATAGATGCCTGACTTCAGAATTAGGCAAGACAAAGCCGGCAAATTCAGATTCTGATATGGATGTTTCACAATATTATCCTTCTTATTTTTGTAATTACAACTAataggggtgttcatgggtcgGTTTGAATCGGTTttaggttaaaaccaaaaccaaaaccaaaaccaaaatcaaaccaaTCTAGTCGGTTTTTACaattattaaaaccaaaccaaactaaacaaaatacatatccATCGGCTTGGTTGTAgtcggtttgggtcggtttttaagaaaattaatggTATTTCCCTCTTTCATGTTTTTTTCCTTACAATTAGGAGAGAATTTTCTATCATTTTCCAACTTATAATTCGTTATTACCCTTGCATTATGAAGAAAATGTCTTAAGATTTATGGttttaattaagtgaataaagtttataagaaatacaaaaaataaatctaggtaactctcatatagttgtttctttgaataaataAGTTTGAATTcatgaatttcttttttttttaaatcggcttatagtataaagttcattagcctattagagataaataaaaatttgcttaaaaagcatataaattatttaaaagtatttataaaaactaatatatataattataaaaattatgtataaaatttgtCGGTGCAGTTAGGTTTTTTCTTCGGTTTGTTTTTagtaaaatcaaaatcaaatcaaatattatcgatttttaaaaGTTCAAAACCAAAGCAAACCTAACCCAAGTAAATATCGATTTATTTAATCGGTTTGTTTTTTATTTTCGGTTTGGATCGATTTTTAACCAAACCGCGAACACCCCTGGTACAACATATTTGTAAAGGAGAGGAGTCTTCTCATCTTCCTTTATTTAGCTTAGCCAATTTTTTGTCAAGGAAGAGAAATGACAAACAGAGCGGGAATTTCCGCTCTTAATTTGAAGGGATTTCCACTTTGCATATTCTCACACTGAAAAATTGCATCACTTCTAGTGTGGGAAAAAGAATTTATTCATGTTTGATTTTTACGTCGAATCACATTGATTTACTATGGGTAAGTCAGTAAGTGATAGATTTGAGGTGATAATATTAATTAACTATGGTTAGTGAATAAAAGTGTATATGAAAGACACGTAACGTATTTCTTGGTTTGATTTAAACACCGAACGTAAAATTTTGTTTTGTTTATGTTATTCATGCACACCATACGTCCGAAAGGAAGTTAAGATGTCCATTTCCCGATAGGTATTGAGGTGGTGAGACACTATCTACCTTTCTGTGTGTTTGACCCTTTTGGTTATTACAGTAATAATAGGTATGAATTGCCAATAATAGCATCTTCTAGCGGAGCGAGAAATTTTAATAAAGGGATTCAAAAATTCGAACTTGTGACCTCAAGCAAATTGTAAACTACTTTTGCCCCTACAAAGAAACCAAAAGTTAACTTATATTCGAAAATAATAGTTTTTGTCATATTTGCATAGTACAATTTTCCAACTACGGGGTTTCAATTGAACGGTATAAAATATAATTATGTTAAAAGTATTGCCAAGGGTAGCTGAGGGTATAGCCCAAAAGCCAGCATTACTCCAATGCCTGCAAATGAGGTCTAATCAAAGTTCTTGTCTTTCTTGTACAACTTCAAAATTTTGACGTGTGAGAGTGAACTCCCCAATATTGAGGGATAGAAAGATAAAAAGTCACAATCTTTGGTGAAATAGAAACGTATACTTATGTAAGGTAGAATTGCAACCACTAGACTGCAACTCCAATCTTCAAGTAGAAAAATTGACTCCCAAAACCTCAAAGCTGGAAATGGAGTTTCAGTAGCCAAATGTCAAATAAGGCATTTCATACTCTGAAGTAGGTCTATACTCGTTCACAGAATTAGTTTTCCACAACATTAAGTTTATTATAGTTTGAGCATTAGTCACTCTAACGAGGACAACAACTAGGATAACTTTGGGGTCATCATTAGGCATGTTACATGTACGTCCCTATACCTTGATAGAATATGACAGATGCATGTGAAATACAATGTACAATGATATCTTCCCTTTATTGTCTTATATGTAGGCCCAGTGATAGAAGCACTAAATATGTAATGGATTCAATAAAGAGTAAAAAATCGTATACATCATTCACAAAGCTTTTGGCTTCTAATTTTCTAGGTGTGGCACCGGAACGCGATACTTCTAATTTTGGATTCATCGTACTCCCTAAACAAAACAAGAAGTTACAGAACTCCCTCAAAGAAATATAACTGACCTGGCAACTCTTTATAGATAGTCTTCATTAGCTGGCCGCATCATGCATGAGAAGAGTAAGAAACTCCCACTTCATTGCTGTGATGATTACGTGCAAAGGGCAGCAAGGAAGACTCTATATCAGCATGCACGCTTTTTCTCTTTCACAAGTTAAAAATAAGTCAGCATCTCAATCATGGTTGGGGCTAAAATTATGACACAAATTGTATGTGCAATTTAGAAGCTTCCACTAGAATTGTAATGATGGCTCCATGAGATCAGCAATATTATAAGGACCACACTGTTCAACAGGATATTAGAAGCTGAAGACAGAAATACCATTACCGGATGATtataaaataaacaaatatgGAGGACCAAACAGGCAAACAATAAAGTTTTTGGCTGTTCGGGATGACCCCATAAAGGAACCATTCGCAGTCCGAGCCCCGGCAGCCAGCTCGAAGCGACCTGCTCTTGCTGCGGGAGCAGCTCGAACAGTCTACTGACAACCAAGGGTTCAGGACTGGAACCCGTGCCATACCGGCATAGCCAATTTTCAGAAGTTATAGAGCCATTTACCTAGACCATTGGCTGTTCACTTTGGGGACCTGAAGGGTTGTAGTACAACTGGGCGTGAATGACACTCAGAGTGCTCTGCATTTCCATGGACTGCTGGGACCACACTGGAGACCAGCATTTCCTGGAGTTGGAAGCTTAGAAATTTGGATTTGTGTCGTACAGCAGTACGCATAAAACAGATGAAATGAGCTTGTTGATTATAAGATACAAAATGCATGCTTAGTGGGTTCGAACGAGTAAACAATTTACAGAGCTAGCACATAAATAAATATTTCCTGTTGAAGTACAAAAGAATATCTCTAGCTATTGATAATATGGTATTTAGACTCAACAAAGCTTTCTGCCTCCCATAAAAATGATCCAAAAGCAACTGCCTCCAGCACCAGCATTGTCAAACCGGAGTATGTAACGGACAGCACTTCATCATTAGATACATCTAGGGTACCATCACCAGAAACTTTAACATCAGGCCTTCCAAACAGTGCTTGCGTCTGCTTTTCGATCACAGTAACTGCTTCCTTTGATCTTAAGGTTGCATATCTCTGGAGTGTCTCCGCATCCAAATACATAACATAGGATCTCAGCCTCTCTGGTTTACTCTCAAAATCAGAATCCGCAAATCCTTCTCTGTCACCATCTTCAGGGTACATTTGTATCAATGAATCTGGATCCCATAGCTGTCTTGGTTTTGCTGGCTCATCAGGATTTGTTGAGATCTGGAAACTCTCAGGAGGCTTGCTCATAGTTCTCTCAAGTTGATAACGTTCGTCAACCCTTTTGAGGAAATATCCATACATAATAGAAGCAGCATAGAGCTTACCAAGTTTGATTTTGCTCATTTGAACAATGCTATCGAGAGGCCCCACAGCACGCTCACCAAGAACTATAGATATATGGCTGATGATCATTTCAAATGCATCAGGGGAGTGTACAGATTCTAGCTTCTGCTCTTGATTTGGCCAAAAACCCACATTTCCAGTAGGATCTGATGTTTCAGATATTTTTGGGATCATTGAAATGTCATTGTCTACAAACTTATGTACAACTAAGCAGTACAGAATCTCCTCTAATACTTTCCGCCTTTCTTTGTCTCTGACTTCAGCTATTCTCCTGAAATTCAAATGGTATTTATATCAGTCATAGCCATAAAAATAGCCTTGGGTGTTATGTTTTCTGTTGGGCAGGAAACAATAACTGAAATATGTCACCCTAATCAAACATAAAGAAGCGTGGGTCAAATAAATTACTTATGGAGGACATCTTTGGATGAAGACTGGTTTTCCTTTAATTGGGTATCCCTTTCATTCTGAAGGTTCTCCAGCTGCTGTTCAATAGCTGCAGGGAGCAGATGGGGATGGGTTTGCAACATCTGTGCTAAAAATTGACCAACAGATGACTCCAACTTAACAGGAGCAACTGGGACCAAATCACCTCCTGAACTTCCTGATGCTGTTGCTCTTGTCGTCCAGCTTCTGGTTTGGGCCTTTCCTGGCCCAATTCCTAGCCTCGGAACAGACAAGGATGGAGAGCTCTGCAGAAGAAAGTAAGATTCCTATAAGCAATGAATGTAAGATTGCTACCGGTACTAAAGAAATTTCTCTTGTGAGATACTGGAAACTAGAAAGTATTGCACCTTCTTGACCCTCCATCAAGAACATCAACATACAATTGTATAATCAGCTAAATGGTCAAATTGAACTACTCGTTTTAACTTCAAGAGGAAAGATGTATTACATGAAGCCGCAGAGAGTACAATGACACACATACTATTTAACCACACGAGCCCCCCTACCCCACCCAAACCCTAACAACCTTCTCCTCTCAAGCCCCCGACCCCAAAAAGAAAGGGCTAAACAAGGAGCCCTTAAATCAGCTTAAATGTTTAAAATTCCATCACTCAAGCATACAAAATGCCACAAATAAGGTTCAAATTTTTTAACTCAAAATAAAACTTCACTTTTAGTCATAGATTGCAAATTTCATATCTTTTCAGCTGAACAAATAAGTTTTCAACACAAATAAGATATTTCATGCACTGATTAGCCAATTGTTTCTAACGAGCAAAGCTAAACAAAACAATCCCGAGAAGATATCTTTACACATTTTAAGTTTACCAAACCACACGATGTTCAAGAGCAAGTTATAAAGCTTGAAATGTTAGTGATAGGTAGATGTTTTTCCTCGATCACATGCATAATGCAACCACCTCTATATCAGTTACTGCCATGCTCCTAAAGATAATCTCTATTATTTACCAATTTAATATCAGTTACATGAAACGAATTCAACTTTTAATTGCTGACTCGGAGAGAAACTTATAATCCTGCACGATAGGTGAAATAGATCTACCTTAAGGATTTCCAGATTGAAGATAATCCCAATTCAGCCTACTTGATGTAACCCCTCGTACCTCAAATTTGCTGGTTAATTTTTGATATTCTAATATTTACATATGAAATGGAAGCCATAGGTCCAAGTTTGAATAGTGATCTCAGGCTTTAGCTTCAGCAGCCTCAAAGATTAAAACCTGAAACTAGGCTAGAATGAGCCACCCCCCGATGTGGCTCATAGAGCCCAATTGACAGCTGTAATTACAAGGAATGGTAAGATCAGAAAGATGAATGAACACGCATATCACCCTTGGGCACCAAGGCAATGACCTTAACTCATTTTTCTGTATGGAAGATATAAGGAACCTATTGGCTGAATTTCAGAGGTTAGTACTGAGGGTGGTTCAACGGTAAGAAGATCAAAGTGTGTCATCATGCATGTTTATATGATGACCCCTAAAAGGGAACATATCCTGATCTGTATGCATTACCACATACTATTATCGAATGCAGCATGATAGATAATAGACAACTAAAATTCAGAAGGAATTTCCAGGACTGTGAAATAGATAGGTGGCTCAGTTTATTCTGAACAGGAGAATACCGTATAATGATCCCAAAATCCTATTTCTTTAATATGGAAAGCAGCGAATATGGCTCTTTCTCTGTCAGGTCATGTTACAACCTAAAGGGAGAAAGTGGTAGAGAAAGATATGGCCCTGGGGAGCCTGTAGAAGAACAAAGTACCTCTAAAGATGAATTGATTCACATGGATAGCAATGCAAAAATCCAGCCTCACTCAACAGAAactacagagatgtggccctatATCCCACAGTAAATGCTATCTGTATTCCAGTAAAAATGATGCGCGCGTTATATAAAATCTAAATGTCTATATTTTCTATCATTTTGGTGTAAACTAAAAAATGTATATCATTACGACAGTCTTTTGGACTTTATTGACTCCTTgtatcatagatagaggagctTTAAGTCCTTATCTTGTTTATATTTGTCTTtgtgaggggaaaaaaaaaatgttttctctTACACCATAGTGTTTTGTAACATTCCTATAAAGGAGAGTATATTAtggtttaattaatttaataatttaacAAAATAAACTATCTAAACCGTAGCAATTGGAATTTCTTTCTTCAATCGTGTATTTCTCTAATGAATACTAAATAAAATTCTCTTGTGAGTTACATATTTCACAAGCTATTAACATATGTAGATGCTTAACTAAAATAGCAACAATAAACAACTAATATCAACTTTTACCTTTATCTA carries:
- the LOC132635360 gene encoding disease resistance protein RPV1-like isoform X1, whose product is MSMEQPVKQSSSTHQVLLSFRAQDTCMAFTDHLYSALVQAGIQTLKDTTRIEQAIRESKVSLIVLSQGYALSQSCLDQLDVIMKHKEKLYRTVVPVFYDVDPSDVRKQKGRIGEALALHEKDLKLESSGRERVERWREALAKVADLGGMVLQNQDDGHESKFIRKIVNVVTNRISRTELYLAPHLIGIKRRVEHINSWLQDGSINVGLLVVCGMGGIGKTTLAKFIYNSNFDVFEGSSCVLNIREVSEQPNGLVKLQKQILSDILKREKERVSCVDEGIVKISDAVSAKRVLLVLDDLDDSNQVNAVLGMKSSFYPGSKIIITTRQERILTPRLVDKVYSVETLSSNESLELFSWYAFGKPHPVEGFLKYSNEVVKRCGGIPLALRVLGSSLAGQNLDVWQSTIEKLKVVPNNRIIELLKISYESLEDDDRILFLHIACFFVWEDKDFAVKILDKCELFTIVGIQNLIDRDLLSVLSGKLVMHQLIQDMGREIVRQQSFEEPGRRSRLWHHRESLYVLKNKTGTETIEGIILDRNMIKDHGKIRITSSEIYGKKRKLEEFLNNSQRCRPEQSWMSIFSSHTMDAVEVPNEDLVTDAFIPMRKLRFLLLSNIQLSGCYKKFPKKLRWLSWHCLQLESLPSDIPLESLVALDLRYSSLKQLWKGPKLLRCLKFLNLSHSYQLRRSPDFSELPNLEQLILEYCTNLTEIDDSIGYVEGLTLLNLNGCTKLRRIPESVCMLKFLETLDISGCSNLEYAAMDLPGELSDGIRTNQIITTKHVRPWHTILWSWLRKEKICCRISPISFPASLVTLRLSDCNLGDNAFLHVDCSMLNFLKDLDLSENPISCPPESIMHLSRLENLSLNSCTRLKSISEIPNGVDIVDATDCISLERVCGLPSSCGVLYLNCANLVQMDPYFKLEPLENVNEEIFRYLNLSNLELIRNVAFRLRFDIEKLHSNAKGFPKFVQNDMDKIQRLPPKRLPAQGFYCNGIFSTFLLSEHMPSWFNTKLSVPFHTSFTVTNPDNHRVRGLSFCLVYTCLESTEIVSEGFLPCISINNLSRRMKWRQDPLFLGIPEGEERMMWLSYWDIGDSLQPGDIIEVSASVGYDKKRFSIKEVGMRTIFLDEQQDWNKESAFEVEEFPRLCHQNLLLARVFPK
- the LOC132635360 gene encoding disease resistance protein RPV1-like isoform X2 produces the protein MMGIFLSSSWHESKFIRKIVNVVTNRISRTELYLAPHLIGIKRRVEHINSWLQDGSINVGLLVVCGMGGIGKTTLAKFIYNSNFDVFEGSSCVLNIREVSEQPNGLVKLQKQILSDILKREKERVSCVDEGIVKISDAVSAKRVLLVLDDLDDSNQVNAVLGMKSSFYPGSKIIITTRQERILTPRLVDKVYSVETLSSNESLELFSWYAFGKPHPVEGFLKYSNEVVKRCGGIPLALRVLGSSLAGQNLDVWQSTIEKLKVVPNNRIIELLKISYESLEDDDRILFLHIACFFVWEDKDFAVKILDKCELFTIVGIQNLIDRDLLSVLSGKLVMHQLIQDMGREIVRQQSFEEPGRRSRLWHHRESLYVLKNKTGTETIEGIILDRNMIKDHGKIRITSSEIYGKKRKLEEFLNNSQRCRPEQSWMSIFSSHTMDAVEVPNEDLVTDAFIPMRKLRFLLLSNIQLSGCYKKFPKKLRWLSWHCLQLESLPSDIPLESLVALDLRYSSLKQLWKGPKLLRCLKFLNLSHSYQLRRSPDFSELPNLEQLILEYCTNLTEIDDSIGYVEGLTLLNLNGCTKLRRIPESVCMLKFLETLDISGCSNLEYAAMDLPGELSDGIRTNQIITTKHVRPWHTILWSWLRKEKICCRISPISFPASLVTLRLSDCNLGDNAFLHVDCSMLNFLKDLDLSENPISCPPESIMHLSRLENLSLNSCTRLKSISEIPNGVDIVDATDCISLERVCGLPSSCGVLYLNCANLVQMDPYFKLEPLENVNEEIFRYLNLSNLELIRNVAFRLRFDIEKLHSNAKGFPKFVQNDMDKIQRLPPKRLPAQGFYCNGIFSTFLLSEHMPSWFNTKLSVPFHTSFTVTNPDNHRVRGLSFCLVYTCLESTEIVSEGFLPCISINNLSRRMKWRQDPLFLGIPEGEERMMWLSYWDIGDSLQPGDIIEVSASVGYDKKRFSIKEVGMRTIFLDEQQDWNKESAFEVEEFPRLCHQNLLLARVFPK
- the LOC132635362 gene encoding UV-B-induced protein At3g17800, chloroplastic, with translation MQISVMFADVSALLPSVAGCLKHCRYAFSDSKSLLSPPLSKSSPSLSVPRLGIGPGKAQTRSWTTRATASGSSGGDLVPVAPVKLESSVGQFLAQMLQTHPHLLPAAIEQQLENLQNERDTQLKENQSSSKDVLHKRIAEVRDKERRKVLEEILYCLVVHKFVDNDISMIPKISETSDPTGNVGFWPNQEQKLESVHSPDAFEMIISHISIVLGERAVGPLDSIVQMSKIKLGKLYAASIMYGYFLKRVDERYQLERTMSKPPESFQISTNPDEPAKPRQLWDPDSLIQMYPEDGDREGFADSDFESKPERLRSYVMYLDAETLQRYATLRSKEAVTVIEKQTQALFGRPDVKVSGDGTLDVSNDEVLSVTYSGLTMLVLEAVAFGSFLWEAESFVESKYHIINS